Proteins encoded within one genomic window of Diorhabda sublineata isolate icDioSubl1.1 chromosome 1, icDioSubl1.1, whole genome shotgun sequence:
- the LOC130448828 gene encoding SPRY domain-containing protein 7 has protein sequence MSSVSIFCCLKGCLDNFQFRPTVPHIPKENPVLLDTAFMGYEVVVVKNGLRVCGSGAVLGSAPLIQSKSYFEVKVQQGGSWSVGVATRQTDLSLVKGGQDEYSWSLNNDCKICHNKQEIYKFSLPTTSNEVIQQINEGDIIGVAFDHIQLKFFINGNEIDHSITNIKGTVYPALHVDDGAILDIVLDNFTYAPPSGFDKIMIEQSLL, from the exons ATGTCGTCAGTTTCAATATTCTGTTGTTTAAAGGGATGTTTAGATAATTTCCAGTTTCGTCCTACAGTGCCTCATATTCCAAAAGAGAATCCCGTTTTATTAGACACAGCGTTTATGG GATATGAAGTCGTAGTGGTAAAAAACGGTTTAAGAGTTTGTGGTTCGGGAGCTGTTTTAGGTAGCGCGCCATTAATACAATCAAAATCTTATTTTGAAGTTAAAGTACAACAAGGAGGTTCTTGGTCCGTGGGTGTTGCTACTAGACAAACCGATCTAAGTTTAGTAAAAg GTGGTCAAGATGAATATTCTTGGTCATTGAATAACGATTGTAAAATATGTCATAATAAACaggaaatttacaaatttagttTACCTACGACGTCGAATGAAGTCATCCAACAAATTAACGAAGGGGATATAATTGGTGTAGCTTTTGAtcatattcaattaaaattttttataaatggtaaTGAAATTGATCATTCTATTACTAATATTAAAGGTACGGTGTATCCAGCATTACACG ttgatgATGGTGCTATACTGGATATAGTTTTAGATAACTTTACTTATGCTCCCCCGTCaggttttgataaaattatgatCGAACAATCTTTGCTTTAA
- the LOC130448838 gene encoding oligosaccharyltransferase complex subunit ostc: MEQFFTLPFIILEVPHMKIKKPSWVKQPSAMTMFAIVLASYFLVTGGIIYDVIVEPPSVGSTTDEHGHSRPVAFMPYRVNGQYIMEGLASSFLFSMGGLGFIILDHIHNTTTPKLNRLLITAVGFICVLVSFCTTYVFMRMKLPGYLQS, translated from the exons atgGAGCAATTTTTTACTCTACCTTTTATAATATTAGAAGTACCtcatatgaaaattaaaaaaccgTCATGGGTAAAACAACCGTCTGCTATGACTATGTTTGCTATAGTATTGGCATCGTATTTTCTCGTAACGGGag GAATAATTTATGATGTTATAGTAGAACCACCGAGCGTAGGTTCAACGACCGACGAACATGGTCATTCAAGACCA gtAGCATTTATGCCGTACAGGGTTAACGGACAATACATAATGGAAGGACTAGcttctagttttttattttcgatggGTGGTCTTGGATTTATCATTCTAGATCACATACATAATACCACTACTCCTAAATTGAATAGGTTACTGATAACGGCGGTAGGATTTATCTGTGTATTGGTATCATTTTGTACCACTTATGTATTTATGAGGATGAAACTACCCGGTTACTTGCAATCTTAA
- the LOC130448849 gene encoding calcium and integrin-binding protein 1-like, which produces MGQTKSQFSDDELQDYQDLTYFSKKEVLHAHKKFKALAPEKVGHNKNAKLPVAKILQYPELSVNPFGERICEVFSSSHDGDCTFEDFLDMMSVFSEGAPKSVKAEHAFRIFDFDGDDMLGVSDLKKVINKLTGEHKLNDNEINMLIENILEEADFDDDGSLSFAEFEHITDKSSDFLNAFRIRL; this is translated from the exons atgggaCAAACGAAAAGCCAGTTTAGTGACGATGAACTACAGGATTATCag GACctgacatatttttcaaaaaaggaaGTACTGCA CgcacataaaaaatttaaggcTTTAGCACCAGAAAAAGTGGGACATAACAAAAACGCCAAGCTTCCAGTAGcgaaaatattacaatatccAGAATTAAGTGTAAACCCTTTCGGAGAACGTATATGCGAAGTTTTCAGTTCTAGTCATGACGGAGATTGTACGTTCGAGGATTTCCTTGATATGATGTCGGTTTTTAGTGAAGGTGCTCCAAAATCTGTTAAAGCTGAACACGCATTCCGTATATTTG ATTTTGACGGGGACGATATGTTGGGAGTatcagatttaaaaaaagttatcaacaaatTGACAGGAGAACATAAATTGAATGATAACGAGATAAATATGTTGATAGAGAATATATTAGAAGAAGCTGATTTCGATGATGATGGTTCACTTTCGTTTGCGGAATTCGAACATATCACTGATAAATCTTCGGATTTTTTAaa tgCCTTTAGGATTCGTTTGTAA
- the LOC130448865 gene encoding coiled-coil domain-containing protein 174 produces MSTYEISKSSLLSLKAEILRKQEDISKAKIENEAKIKVLKKVPLEIKNKGVEERSNKDYEEDLDLLKLSKTVLERKTELYEKLSSGTLSEEKKKKYEQVLVRFDKKKNNKVSDVPPSDSESDKRQSESEDDNYYESDEDEAKDPGERWVEYVDSFGRTRKCMEKDLEFLKSKDKEMKKIIHEKKQLNEEDNRKDEEDCSQNVTEDTDISKDTDQMISSDMRRELQRRQWEKEEEENRNKTNIHYEDVLYGEARTHGVGYYGFSRDEEERAKQQEALKKLRKETEDKQKKAQELKETREKLLAARLKAARNRKRARLGLPPEEDEPESITPQPVISEKELQKQKEQEEKERLLEEARQKYVRPWDVGKEGVKEMDVMTQKEWVEKKRKDRPAEFAPPTNYRKNFRAVETIITEDGVESNETLKFSTGKPKNKHKKEKNVLLKSSNKIEKLNQKTQKDTSADIALRNIRQNDQIVDLEDEGIHKRKGVEVAPPSTYDYYGPTSTKIKRSSNTGTNIQESIEAGLKFLRKQVEEKEKSSNIDDMFLF; encoded by the exons atgagTACATACGAAATAAGTAAATCTTCC TTGTTGAGTTTAAAAGCTGAAATATTAAGGAAACAGGAAGATATATCTAAAgctaaaatagaaaatgaagcCAAAATTAAGGTACTAAAAAAAGTACCTTTAGAAATAAAGAATAAAGGTGTTGAAGAAAGGAGTAATAAGGATTATGAGGAAGATTTAGACTTATTAAAACTTTCCAA aaCAGTTTTGGAACGCAAAACTGAATTATACGAAAAACTTTCGTCTGGTACATTAtctgaagaaaaaaagaaaaaatatgaacaagttTTGGtaagatttgataaaaaaaagaataataaagtAAGTGATGTACCCCCCAGTGATTCAGAATCTGATAAAAGACAATCTGAAAGTGAAGATGATAATTACTATGAATCTGATGAAGATGAAGCAAAAGATCCGGGAGAAAGATGGGTTGAATATGTTGATTCCTTCGGTAGAACTAGGAAATGTATGGAAAAAgatttggaatttttaaaatcaaaagaCAAGGAAATGAAAAAGATAATCCATGAAAAGAAACAATTAAATGAAGAAGACAACCGAAAAGATGAAGAAGATTGTTCTCAAAATGTCACTGAAGATACGGATATTTCAAAAGACACCGACCAAATGATATCTAGTGATATGAGAAGGGAGTTACAGAGAAGACAATGGGAAAAGGAAGAAGAGGAAAACcgcaataaaacaaatattcattatgaAGATGTATTATATGGGg AGGCGAGAACACATGGAGTTGGTTACTACGGTTTCTCTAGAGATGAAGAAGAAAGAGCAAAGCAACAAGAagctttgaaaaaattgagaaaggAAACTGaggataaacaaaaaaaagcaCAGGAACTTAAAGAAACTAGAGAAAAGCTTCTTGCAGCCAGATTAAAAGCAGCTAGAAATCGAAAAAGGGCTAGATTAGGGCTGCCACCAGAAGAAGACG AACCTGAATCTATTACCCCTCAACCAgtaatatctgaaaaagaattgcaaaaacaaaaagaacaagaagaaaaagaacGTCTTTTAGAGGAAGCTAGGCAGAAGTATGTTAGACCTTGGGACGTAGGTAAAGAAGGTGTTAAGGAAATGGATGTCATGACCCAAAAGGAATGGGTCGAAAAGAAGAGGAAAGACAGACCTGCAGAATTCGCTCCACCCactaattacagaaaaaattttaGAGCCGTAGAAACAATAATAACTGAAGATGGAGTAGAATCAAATGAAACCTTGAAATTCAGTACTGGAAAACCGAAAAATAAGCACaagaaagagaaaaatgttttattaaaatcgtccaacaaaatagaaaaattgaaccAAAAGACACAAAAAGATACTAGTGCAGATATAGCATTGCGGAATATCAGACAAAATGATCAAATCGTTGATTTGGAAGATGAAGGTATTCATAAAAGGAAAGGAGTTGAAGTAGCTCCTCCTTCAACATACGATTATTATGGTCCAACTTCCACTAAAATAAAGAGGAGTTCAAATACCGGGACAAATATACAAGAATCTATTGAAGCGGGTctcaaatttttgagaaaacaaGTTGAGGAAAAAGAGAAATCTTCAAATATCGatgatatgtttttattttag
- the LOC130448894 gene encoding RING finger protein 141-like has protein sequence MGATSSHFHDTFSQMLSDDSINTLLSDEINKLTYDDFLNLVREINELSKKCLDKNGNQLIFAVKNVNDSTIFWKATIQIACVKIDPEDQKIITFRLLSLNQFIKVFKTLKCQTIAVEQCENYDTKDDVDSISISGIIERLSESSTESQTICCICFERKQEVLLPCAHSYCLSCIEEWNETHDTCPICREKLDSTDDTWVLSDVPKAEEISKEIRDNLLNLTNKDGHSCTPF, from the exons ATGGGTGCAACAAGCTCTCATTTTCACGACACATTTTCTCAAATGCTCAGTGACGATTCAATAAATACGCTTCTGTCAGacgaaataaacaaattaacttacgacgattttttaaatttagtcaGAGAGATAAATGAact atcaaaaaaatgtttagataaAAACGGTAATCAATTAATATTCGCCGTAAAAAACGTTAACGATTCAACTATATTTTGGAAAGCTACGATACAAATTGCTTGCGTTAAAATAGACCCGGaagatcaaaaaataattacatttagGCTGTTATCCCTTAACCAATTTATAAAGGTTTTTAAGACGTTAAAGTGCCAAACTATAGCCGTAGAGCAATGTGAAAA CTACGACACTAAGGACGATGTTGATAGCATCAGTATATCTGGTATTATAGAAAGGTTATCAGAATCAAGTACGGAAAGTCAAACTATATGCTGCATTTGTTTCGAAAGGAAACAGGAAGTATTATTACCCTGTGCGCATAGTTACTGCTTAAGTTGTATAGAAGAATG GAACGAGACTCACGATACTTGTCCTATTTGCAGAGAAAAATTAGACAGTACAGACGATACTTGGGTATTATCAGATGTACCAAAAGCAGAAGAAATAAGCAAAGAAATTAGAGATAACTTATTAAATTTGACGAATAAAGATGGACATTCTTGTACacctttttaa
- the LOC130448857 gene encoding dedicator of cytokinesis protein 7, which translates to MASTQRAFAQKLSKQHAADVRRNVSCTKSGLLSPSSSGWINEVVEPLEFEDFLQSYQNLIDRDPLRAILDIPQGDVEVEILDRPIRTIRPILPEEKLDTLPPHVQTCVECYKSCWKIIRYNSRSYSSSVSSRSNLCKELPLTPKQEFEVDFQAPPSESSSEIDLTSHSSGRQSVVSIASVSSCGDTLTPRNSWASLDLRHSAGDPLILEILEHPVPETMDQLNETRRQVERQDALFNLITSEVHFEANEPAEKRLPAIAPYEHMGHRVLVKCQQLTMDIEVEPLFASMAMYDCKERKKVSETFYFDLNPEGLKRMLGGHVPYSDTSSLARGCIFNISHPSPDLFIVIRLEKVLQGDISECVEPYLKEDKNRDKLKSIAVSVCERLGKYRQAFAWTAINLVNVINGGNSLERDSDRDLIGGGSNTNSLDRKSSASGLEQLRRRATDMGTLTRRGSLERQNKRRSWSPDHLANSIDSFRPITLTMSSFFKQESDKLKDEDLYKSLQELKRPTLVLKKLKCIPATLKLEISPCPTELRNCLTPELAKLRPYIDEKSRPIKELLEFPIKELLVPHYTYRNLLFVSPKELNFSNRTGSSRNLAVRVQLMAGEEEKNALYNIFGKSSCPEMLNEAYCAVTYHNKNPSFYDEIKIKLPAALADNHHLLFSFYHISCQKKLDQNTVDTPVGYTWLPLLRDGRLISGEFCLPVMLEPPPRNYSYIPPDVCLPGTKWLDNHKGLFTVTLDAASSVHTDDPPIERFFAAYDFVHTGIIPQRLGEVGSENELRSAMLGLSGAKPETIVKYLPIIFDNIIELLVQPPRLSGHTLNVGHTCFEAICSLLDKISNVQELPVDQHGRNQLLATYIQYQCNMPHPLSNQNSPDYENCSSSMTRSTSNPDLEVAQVQYSRGLDRAASMRVPTNELLNPNASICQRIVHQQLALQWVVSSGRSRDLAMQNAWFLFELIIKSMVEHLSHTRFLDAPRKIRFSEQFLDDISTLVHTVTAELISHSTSETRKAHKLNAALAFFFFDLLSIADRGWVFQQLRSYNKQLQAKIASIQDSVLVELKLEFARIICSHEHYVALNLPFASPFMATDSNVSPSPSVTSSTSQNSFLSGAPPSQERASTFAELSSEYRQHHFLCGIVLADLATVLLEMHQPSLHTKAVDTLKQLLSWHDSDPRYSTVEARQRVAALYMPLLSIAMDVLPLLHHFGTDKSQYTNDDVGPSNINQTVAMAIAGKLPPSTCDGFSTLQSRKLGISAEVTRNILACVLWLLKNIEKDCLSQWLIELSPNRLATLLHLLDASTSCFEYRPRRRAPPPSGYAHAQTTQDMRSRLEDVILGQGSAREMMQRRKGGASQSSNEKVRWRKEQLYRPTSDFIERSRDDLTNDIHLEGHLATEASFIILDTLERCVATISQSDSQQHFVGLALTVLLHALGKNQSTTVLPHMFASQRSLVFKFHSALFDEESSHCADLCLLLLKHCGSQIASVRSQAAASLYLLMRQTFQIGNNFARVKMQVTMSLSSLVGTSASFSDDSLRRSLKTILEYGERDIELQETTFPEQVRDLVFNLHMILSDTVKMKEFQEDPEMLLDLMYRIAKGYQNSPDLRLTWLANMAQKHMERGNHTEAGMCLVHSAALVAEYLAMLESLPHLPAGAAALQPVSPNVLEESAVSDDVLSPEKEGGCLGSHFTEAGLLGLLEQAASSFNGAAMYEPMNDIYRVLIPIAENNRDFKKLANIHGKLHEAYTRIDQLSGKRMFGTYFRVGFYGSKFGDLDREEFIYKEPTLTKLPEIFSRLENFYTERFGAENVIIIKDSNTVDANALDGEKAYIQITYVEPYFEQYELRYRQTHFDRNFNIKRFVYATPFTMTGKAHGELKEQYKRKTILTTAVHFPYVKTRIQVVLRSQITLTPIEVAIEDIQKKTVELANATNQEPPDPKILQMVLQGCIGTTVNQGPLEMATTFLPSDGKALTRHQNKLRLCFKDFSKKCQDALKKNKNLIGPDQRDYQRELDRNYKRFIEKLQPLVNPQNITIVNNSPNRYPHAENSPLRW; encoded by the exons atggCGTCCACGCAAAGGGCGTTTgcacaaaaattatcaaa acAACATGCCGCTGATGTACGTCGAAATGTTTCTTGTACAAAAAGTGGACTTTTATCACCTTCTTCATCG GGGTGGATAAACGAAGTAGTAGAACCTTTAGAATTTGAAGATTTCTTACAaagttatcaaaatttaatagatCGTGACCCTTTAAGAGCTATTCTAGATATACCACAAGGAGATGTTGAAGTGGAAATATTAGATAGGCCTATAAGAACTATACGTCCAATTTTACCCGAGGAAAAACT tGACACTTTACCTCCTCATGTCCAGACTTGTGTAGAATGTTATAAATCTTGTTGGAAGATCATTCGATATAATAGTAGATCATACAGTAGCAGCGTTTCTAGTAGGTCTAATCTCTGCAAAGAACTACCCCTTACACCAAAACAAGAATTTGAAGTTGATTTCCAAGCTCCTCCTTCAGAATCTAGCAGTGAAATCG ATTTGACCTCACATAGTAGTGGTAGACAAAGTGTAGTTTCCATAGCTTCAGTTTCATCATGCGGAGATACATTAACTCCAAGAAATTCTTGGGCTTCTTTAGATCTTCGACATTCAGCAGGAGATCCcctaattttggaaatattagaACATCCCGTACCAGAAACTATGGATCAGTTAAATGAAACTAGAAGACAAGTAGAAAGACAAGAcgctttatttaatttgataacaTCAGAGGTTCATTTTGAAGCAAACGAACCTGCAGAAAAAAGATTACCTGCCATTGCACCTTATGAACACATGGGACATAGGGTGTTGGTCAAATGCCAACAACTAAC AATGGATATAGAAGTAGAACCACTTTTTGCTTCGATGGCTATGTATGATTGTAAGGAACGTAAAAAAGTATCAGAGacattctattttgatttaaatcCGGAAGGTTTGAAAAGGATGCTGGGAGGACACGTGCCTTATAGTGATACTAGTTCTTTAGCTAGGggttgtattttcaatatatctcaTCCTAGTCCTGATTTATTCATCGTAATAAGATTAGAGAAAGTTTTACAAGGTGATATAAGTGAATGTGTCGAACCGTATCTCAAAGAAGACAAG aatCGTGATAAACTAAAATCAATTGCTGTTTCTGTTTGCGAACGTTTGGGGAAATATAGACAAGCTTTTGCTTGGACAGCGATTAATTTGGTAAATGTTATTAATGGTGGAAATTCATTGGAAAGAGATTCTGATAGAGATTTAATAGGGGGTGGTTCTAATACGAACAGTTTGG ATAGGAAATCTTCGGCTAGTGGTCTTGAACAATTAAGACGGAGAGCAACAGATATGGGTACTTTAACTAGAAGAGGTTCATTGGAGAGACAGAATAAAAGACGTTCGTGGTCGCCTGATCATTTAGCAAACAGTATTGATTCATTCCGACCGATAACTTTGACAATGTCTTCGTTTTTTAAACAAGAAAGTGATAAACTTAAAGATGaagatttatataaaagtttacAAGAACTTAAAAGACCCACGttggttttgaaaaaattaaaatgtatacCGGCTACtttgaaattagaaatatcTCCATGTCCGACAGAATTgag gAATTGTTTGACACCGGAATTGGCGAAACTTCGTCCTTATATAGACGAGAAAAGTAGACCAATAAAAGAACTATTAGAATTCCCCATAAAAGAATTACTCGTACCGCATTACACCTACAGAAATCTCCTGTTTGTCTCACCAAAAGaactcaatttttcaaatagaacgGGTTCTTCTCGTAACCTTGCCGTTCGAGTTCAATTAATGGCCGGAGAAGAGGAAAAGAACGCCCTATATAATATTTTCGGTAAATCTAGTTGTCCGGAAATGTTAAACGAAGCTTATTGTGCAGTTACTTATCACAATAAGAACCCTTCTTTTTACGacgaaatcaaaattaaattaccaGCCGCTTTGGCCGACAATCATCATCTGCTATTTTCTTTTTACCACATATCCTGCCAGAAGAAACTCGATCAAAACACAGTGGACACACCAGTAGGATATACA TGGTTACCTTTATTGAGAGACGGTCGTTTAATATCTGGTGAATTTTGTTTGCCCGTAATGCTGGAACCTCCACCGAGAAATTACAGTTACATCCCGCCGGATGTGTGTTTACCTGGAACCAAATGGTTAGATAATCATAAAGGATTATTTACGGTTACCTTAGATGCCGCTTCTTCCGTACATACCGACGATCCCCCCATCGAGAGATTTTTCGCCGCTTACGATTTCGTACATACCGGAATCATACCACAACGATTGGGAGAAGTCGGATCAGAAAACGAACTTAG atCTGCTATGTTGGGTTTGTCTGGTGCTAAACCGGAAACAATAGTCAAGTATTTACCGATAATTTTCGATAACATCATCGAATTATTAGTGCAACCGCCCCGTTTGTCTGGTCACACTTTAAACGTCGGACATACTTGTTTCGAAGCGATTTGTTCGCTTCTGGATAAAATATCG AACGTCCAAGAACTCCCAGTGGACCAACACGGTCGCAACCAACTATTAGCCACTTATATCCAGTACCAATGCAACATGCCTCATCCGTTATCCAATCAAAATTCTCCCGACTACGAAAATTGTTCTTCCTCGATGACTCGTAGTACTTCTAATCCCGATTTAGAAGTAGCCCAAGTTCAGTATTCCCGAGGATTGGATAGGGCCGCTAGTATGCGAGTACCCACCAACGAATTGTTGAATCCGAACGCTAGTATTTGTCAAAGGATTGTCCATCAACAATTAGCTCTACAATGGGTCGTTTCCAGCGGTAGATCCAGAGATTTAGCCATGCAAAATGCTTGGTTTCTATTCgaacttataataaaaa GTATGGTGGAACATTTGTCCCATACGAGATTTTTGGACGCGCCGAGAAAAATAAGATTTTCCGAACAATTTTTAGACGACATATCGACTTTAGTACATACCGTTACCGCCGAATTAATTTCGCATTCGACGAGCGAAACTCGAAAAGCGCACAAACTGAACGCGGCGTTGGCGTTCTTCTTTTTCGATTTGTTATCGATAGCCGATCGCGGTTGGGTGTTCCAACAATTGAGATCTTACAACAAACAACTCCAAGCGAAAATAGCTTCGATACAAGATTCGGTTTTGGTCGAATTGAAACTCGAGTTCGCTAGAATCATATGCAGTCACGAGCATTACGTCGCTTTGAATTTACCGTTCGCCTCGCCGTTTATGGCTACGGATAGCAACGTTTCTCCATCGCCGAGCGTCACCAGTTCGACTAGTCAGAATTCGTTTTTATCCGGGGCTCCGCCGAGTCAAGAAAGAGCCAGCACGTTCGCGGAATTGTCTTCCGAATATAGACAACATCATTTTTTGTGCGGTATAGTTTTGGCCGATTTAGCTACCGTACTTTTGGAAATGCA CCAGCCCAGTTTACATACCAAAGCGGTGGATACTTTGAAGCAGTTATTGTCTTGGCACGATAGCGATCCTCGATATAGCACCGTCGAAGCTAGACAAAGGGTAGCGGCTCTTTATATGCCTCTATTATCGATAGCTATGGACGTTTTACCTTTATTACACCATTTCGGTACCGATAAAAGTCAATATACCAACGACGATGTGGGTCCTAGTAACATAAATCAGACCGTAGCCATGGCTATAGCTGGAAAATTACCGCCGAGTACTTGCGATGGTTTTTCAACG TTGCAATCGAGGAAATTGGGTATTTCGGCGGAAGTTACTCGGAATATATTAGCTTGCGTTTTGTGgttgttgaaaaatatcgaaaaagattGTTTGTCTCAATGGTTGATTGAATTGTCGCCGAATCGTCTCGCTACGCTTTTACATTTATTAGACGCGTCTACTAGTTGTTTCGAATATAGACCGAGAAGAAGAGCGCCGCCGCCGTCGGGTTACGCTCACGCGCAGACTACGCAAGATATGAGATCGAGATTGGAGGACGTTATTTTAGGACAAGGATCCGCCAGGGAAATGATGCAAAGAAGGAAAG GTGGGGCGTCTCAATCGTCGAACGAAAAAGTGCGTTGGCGTAAAGAACAACTGTACAGACCGACATCGGATTTCATAGAACGTTCTCGAGACGATTTAACTAACGATATACATTTGGAGGGTCATCTGGCTACCGAAGCTTCCTTCATAATTCTCGATACGTTAGAACGTTGCGTCGCCACCATATCTCAAAGCGATTCCCAACAACATTTCGTCGGATTAGCTTTGACCGTATTGTTGCACGCTTTGGGAAAAAATCAAAGTACGACGGTGTTACCACACATGTTCGCATCCCAAAGAAGTTTAGTCTTCAAG tTTCACAGCGCCTTGTTCGACGAAGAAAGTTCCCATTGCGCCGATTTGTGTTTGTTATTATTGAAACATTGCGGTTCCCAGATAGCTTCGGTGCGTTCCCAAGCCGCCGcctctttatatttattaatgagACAAACTTTTCAAATAGGAAAC AATTTCGCGAGGGTGAAAATGCAAGTGACGATGTCTTTGAGTAGTTTAGTAGGAACTTCGGCGTCTTTCAGCGACGATTCCCTACGTAGATCCCTGAAAACGATACTGGAATACGGCGAAAGGGACATCGAACTTCAAGAAACCACTTTCCCCGAACAAGTCAGAGATTTGGTTTTCAATTTACACATGATTCTATCGGATACGGTTAAAATGAAAGAATTCCAAGAGGATCCGGAAATGTTGTTGGATCTGATGTACAGGATAGCGAAAGGGTATCAGAATTCGCCGGATCTCCGATTAACTTGGTTGGCGAATATGGCGCAGAAACACATGGAGAGGGGCAACCATACCGAAGCCGGTATGTGTTTGGTGCATTCGGCCGCTCTGGTCGCCGAATATTTG GCCATGTTGGAATCTCTGCCGCATTTGCCGGCCGGCGCCGCCGCTTTGCAACCGGTCAGTCCGAACGTTTTGGAGGAAAGCGCCGTTTCGGACGACGTTCTGAGTCCGGAAAAGGAAGGCGGTTGTCTCGGTTCGCATTTCACCGAAGCCGGATTGTTGGGATTATTGGAACAGGCCGCCAGTAGTTTCAACGGGGCGGCTATGTACGAACCCATGAAcgatatatacagagtgttgaTTCCGATCGCCGAAAATAATagggatttcaaaaaattagccaaCATTCACGG aaAGCTTCACGAAGCTTATACTAGAATCGATCAATTATCCGGTAAAAGAATGTTCGGAACGTACTTTAGAGTCGGTTTTTACGGTTCGAAATTCGGCGATTTAGATAGAgaagaatttatatataaagaaCCGACTTTGACGAAATTACCGGAAATATTTAGTAGATTAGAG AATTTTTATACGGAACGTTTCGGTGCCGAAAACGTGATAATCATCAAGGATTCGAATACGGTCGACGCGAACGCTTTAGACGGCGAAAAAGCTTATATTCAAATAACGTACGTGGAACCGTATTTCGAACAATACGAATTGAGATACAGGCAGACGCATTTCGACAGGAATTTCAATATAA aaagatTTGTATACGCGACTCCTTTTACGATGACAGGTAAAGCACACGGAGAATTGAAAGAACAATACAAAAGGAAAACGATACTGACTACCGCCGTTCATTTCCCGTACGTCAAAACCAGGATTCAAGTCGTTCTAAGATCGCAAATTACATTAACACCTATAGAG